Proteins encoded in a region of the Streptomyces sp. PCS3-D2 genome:
- a CDS encoding sensor histidine kinase produces MDDGKGGRGGVGAVLLAPVAGRTWREFAYLLVGLPLSTLYFSLTITGVSLGAGLLVTFLGVPVLAGVLAMCRGFGRLERIRVRVLLGAHISEPAPIRAKKSGPLAAMGAVLRSGSAWRHALYSVIHFPWAVFAFCVALTFWAVGWTYLLYPLWFWVLPTWTDQPGLQLFQNDDYSFYLDSPAEIALTCLVGLAVTLATPWLFRALTTVDRVVVGGLLGASRLDSRVTELESDRGVVVDTAAADLRRIERDLHDGAQARLAALAMDLGLAKEKFGQDPQAAARMVDEAHGEVKTALQELRDLARGIHPAVLTDRGLDAALSSVAARCTVPVRVEVDLAARPAAAIEGIAYATVSELLQNIGRHSAARSASVDVWRSGGRLLLRVADDGRGGASVRAGTGLAGLAERLDAVDGVLVVDSPEGGGTTVTAELPWRS; encoded by the coding sequence ATGGACGACGGCAAGGGCGGGCGGGGCGGGGTCGGTGCGGTGCTGCTGGCCCCGGTGGCGGGGCGGACCTGGCGGGAGTTCGCGTACCTCCTGGTCGGGCTGCCGCTGAGCACGCTGTACTTCTCCCTCACCATCACCGGCGTGAGCCTCGGTGCCGGCCTGCTCGTCACCTTCTTGGGCGTCCCGGTACTGGCGGGGGTGCTGGCCATGTGCCGCGGGTTCGGGCGGCTGGAGCGGATCCGGGTGCGCGTGCTGCTCGGGGCGCACATCAGCGAGCCGGCGCCGATCCGTGCGAAGAAGAGCGGGCCGCTCGCCGCCATGGGCGCGGTCCTGCGCAGCGGCAGCGCCTGGCGGCACGCGCTGTACTCCGTGATCCACTTCCCGTGGGCGGTGTTCGCCTTCTGCGTGGCACTGACCTTCTGGGCGGTCGGCTGGACGTACCTGCTGTACCCGCTGTGGTTCTGGGTCCTCCCCACCTGGACCGACCAGCCGGGGCTCCAGCTCTTCCAGAACGACGACTACTCCTTCTACCTCGACTCGCCCGCGGAGATCGCCCTCACCTGCCTCGTCGGGCTGGCCGTCACCCTCGCCACCCCGTGGCTGTTCAGGGCGCTGACCACGGTGGACCGGGTCGTGGTCGGCGGGCTGCTCGGTGCGTCCCGGCTGGACAGCCGGGTCACCGAGCTGGAGTCCGACCGGGGGGTCGTCGTGGACACCGCCGCCGCCGACCTGCGGCGCATCGAACGGGATCTGCACGACGGTGCCCAGGCACGGCTGGCGGCGCTGGCGATGGACCTGGGGCTGGCGAAGGAGAAGTTCGGCCAGGACCCCCAGGCCGCCGCCCGCATGGTGGACGAGGCGCACGGCGAGGTGAAGACCGCCTTGCAGGAGCTGCGGGACCTGGCCCGCGGAATCCACCCGGCCGTGCTGACCGACCGCGGGCTGGACGCCGCGCTGTCCTCGGTGGCCGCCCGGTGCACCGTGCCGGTACGGGTGGAAGTGGACCTCGCGGCCAGGCCGGCCGCGGCCATCGAGGGGATTGCGTACGCCACGGTCTCGGAGCTGCTGCAGAACATCGGCAGGCACTCCGCGGCCCGATCGGCCTCGGTGGACGTGTGGCGGTCCGGGGGGCGGCTGCTGCTCCGGGTGGCCGATGACGGCCGGGGCGGCGCGAGCGTGCGGGCCGGGACGGGGCTGGCGGGGCTCGCCGAGCGGCTGGACGCCGTGGACGGGGTGCTGGTCGTCGACTCCCCCGAGGGCGGGGGCACGACGGTCACCGCCGAGCTGCCGTGGCGGTCCTGA